Part of the Hirundo rustica isolate bHirRus1 chromosome 28, bHirRus1.pri.v3, whole genome shotgun sequence genome, gggtcccaGCGGATATTTTGGGGCCCGGCAGCATCcccgcggcgcggggcggcggggttcgggggggtttggggtgctgtCCCGCCTGACCCGCGGCGCTCGGCACAGGATGTCCCCACCAAGCTGGTGGCCAAGGCGGTGCCGCTGCCCATGACGGTGCGGGGCCACTGGTTCCTGAGCCCCCGCACCGAGTACAGCGTGGCCGTGCAGACGGCGGTCAAACAGAGCGACGGGGAGTACCTGGTGTCCGGCTGGAGCGAGACCGTGGAGTTCTGCACCGGGGGTgagcgggagcggcgcgggCCGGAGCCGGGAGGGGCGGTGGGGGCGTTCCCGGGAGCCCGGAGGGAGGATGGGGGCGATCCCAGGAGAACGGGGGCGATCCCAGGAGCCGGGAGGGAGGACGGGATTTGACGGCTGGAGTCAGGAGATGGGACGGGGAATGGGGGCGATCCcgggagctgggaggaggatggaggcgatgctgggagctgggaggatGAGGACTGGGGCAatgccctgagctgggagccaggagggaggaCGGGGATgatgccaggagctgggagatggAAGGGAGAAGAGGGCAATGCCTGGAGCTCagagggaggatgaggatgatgccaggagctgggagatggaagggagaagagagcaATGCCTGGAGCTGagagggaggatgaggatgatgcctggagctgggagcagggagggagaagaggggtgaccccaggagctgggagcaagaGGAGGTCAGTGCTGCGAGCCACGAGAGAGGTCGGGGATGATGTCAGGAGCCACGAGCCGGGAGAGAGGATGGAGCCGGTTCCAGGAAGCCGGGGGAGACGCTGGGATCTGGGAGCCCGGAGGAGGACGGGGGCGATGCCGGGAGCTGGCACAAGCCGGGCCGGTTGGAGCGGCAGCTGATGAGTGGGAGGCAGGAGGTGCGGGGAGCTgcgggcagggatgggctgcTGGAGGGGGATGGAGACGCCCTGATGTCCCCGTGGCCGTCCCCAGACTACGCCAAGGAGCAcctggcccagctgcaggagaaagCGGAGCTGATCGCCGGCCGCATGCTGCGCTTCTCCGTCTTCTACCGCAACCAGCACAAGGAGTATTTCCAGCACGTCAGGTacccccagccccattccccaCGCTCCCCGCTCCCAGAGCGCCTTCCCTGACCCTGCCTGTGCCTGTCTTTgtgtccctcctcctcctcttcctcctcctcctcctcgcgGCAGGATGCACTGCGGGAACGTGATGAAGCCGTCGCTGAAGGACAACAGCGGGAGCCACGGCTCGCCCACCAGCGGGATGCTGCACGGCATCTTCTTCAGCTGCAACACCGAGTTCAACACCGGGCAGCCCCCCCAGGACTCGCCCTACGGCCGGTACCGCTTCCAAATCCCGGCCCAGCGCCTCTTCAACCCCAACACCAACCTCTACTTCGCGGACTTCTACTGCATGTACACCGCCTACCACTACGTCGTGCTGGTCCTGGCGCCCAAGGGCTCCTCCGGGGATCTCTTCTGCCGGGAGCGCCTTCCCCAGCTGGACATTTCCTCCAACAAGTTCCTGACGTGCTGCGTGGAGGAGGGCGAGCTGGTGTACCGCCACGCCCAGGACAGCATCCTGGAGGTCATTTACACGGAGCCGGTGGACCTGAGCCTCGGCGTGCTGGGGGAGATCAGCGGCCACCAGCTCATGAGCCTCTCCACCGCCAACGCCAAAAAGGACCCCAGCTGCAAGACGTGCAACATCAGCGTGGGGCGTTAAGGGGAGAAggagggcagggccgggcaggggcacTGGAGCTCGCCGCGGGGGCTTCTCCCACGGACGCCGGCGGGTGGAGGACGCGGGTGGGCTCGGGGGGTGCGGGTGGTGCCCCGAGGAAGGAGCCGGCGGGACGCAAGGAGGCAGAGCCCGCGCCGCTGTGCGCCCCGAGGGAGGAAGCCTTCATCTCCTGGACCGGCCGAGCAGCAGCATCCTCGCCGGCGTGAGCCCCGAGCTCTGCCCCGCTCCGCGCAGCCGCTGCGGGACGCCCCCCGTCCCCTTTCCCCTCCGGTGTCCCCCGCATCGCCCCGCCGCAGGTTCCCGCAGCTCCCAGGgagccccggccctgcccgccgggACTGGGGCTCCCCGGCCGCTCCGGGGGGGTTCAGGGAGATGCTGGAAGCACCCACCCCCGGTTTTGAACTGCTCCCGGGGACTGCGGGGTGctcaggcaggggctgcagccgTGCGGGGGACCCCCGGGCGTGCCCCCCGTGTCCCGTCCCTCTCCGCTCCGCCGTCCCGCACCGCCCGAATCCCCGCGGCCCCGGAGGCAGCCGGAGGAGCccggggaaggggagaagggatgTGAACCCACCCGCCCCCCCGTCCCCGTGCCTCCCCCCCAGCCCGCAGCCCCCCGCATGAGCCGTCGGCAGCATGGCGCTTGCGTGCGGCCCCCCCGGGGTGCCCGCCCCCCGTCTCTGTGTCCCCCCCGCCCCTGCACGCTGTACAACAACCGGCTCCCCGTCCCCGAgcatccctgtgctgtgctggaggtgTTTCAATAAACTCTGTGCGGTCGCCACCGGCCGTGTCACTCGCCTCTGTCCCCCACGGGACCCCAGGAAGGGGCTCCGACCCCCCCGCACCGATGCGGCTCGGGGGAAGGGGGGAATGGGACTGGCAGGGGACACGGTGGCCGCGGCCAGCTCCCAGAAAATTCGGGTTGGAAGGGTCTTCCTGGAGATCACCAGCTCCATCCCgcctgcccaggcagggtcacctggatCG contains:
- the PHYHIP gene encoding phytanoyl-CoA hydroxylase-interacting protein; the encoded protein is MELLSTPKNIEINNITCDSFRISWAMEKGDLERVTHYFIDLNKKENKNSNKFKHRDVPTKLVAKAVPLPMTVRGHWFLSPRTEYSVAVQTAVKQSDGEYLVSGWSETVEFCTGDYAKEHLAQLQEKAELIAGRMLRFSVFYRNQHKEYFQHVRMHCGNVMKPSLKDNSGSHGSPTSGMLHGIFFSCNTEFNTGQPPQDSPYGRYRFQIPAQRLFNPNTNLYFADFYCMYTAYHYVVLVLAPKGSSGDLFCRERLPQLDISSNKFLTCCVEEGELVYRHAQDSILEVIYTEPVDLSLGVLGEISGHQLMSLSTANAKKDPSCKTCNISVGR